GACGAGCGATCCAGTCCGCGATGGCCGCCACCGCGGCGTCGCGCGGCACCCCGTTGATCTGGGTGCGGTCGGCGAAGCGGAAGCTGACGGCGCCGGCCTGCACGTCGCGGTCGCCGGCCAGCAGCATGAACGGCACCTTCTGGTTGGTGTGGTTGACGATCTTCTTGGCCATCCGATCGTCACTGCCGTCCACCTCTACCCGCACACCATGCGACTTCAATTGTGCGGCAACATCTTTCAAATAGTCCAGGTGCTCGTCGGCAACCGGGATGCCCACCACCTGGATCGGCGCCAGCCACGCCGGGAACGCACCCGCGTAGTGCTCGGTGAGGATGCCGAAGAACCGCTCGATCGACCCGAACAGCGCGCGGTGGATCAGCACCGGACGCTGTCGGCTGCCGTCCGCGGCGGTGTATTCCAGCTCGAAGCGCTCCGGCATGTTGAAGTCGACCTGCAACGTCGACATCTGCCAGCTGCGGCCCAGCGCATCTTTGACCTGCACCGAGATCTTCGGCCCGTAGAACGCCGCGCCACCCGGGTCGGGAACCAGCTGCAGCCCGGACGCCTCACCGACCTCGCGCAGCACCTCGGTGGCCTCATCCCACACCTCGTCGGAGCCCACATACTTCTCCGGGTCCTTGGTGGACAGCTCCAGGTAGTAGTCGTCCAGGCCGTAGTCGGCCAGCAGGTCGAGCACGAAGCGCAGCACCGAGGTCAGCTCGTCGCGCATCTGCTCGCGGGTGCAGTAGATGTGGGCGTCGTCCTGGGTCATGCCGCGCACCCGGGTCAGGCCGTGGATCACCCCCGACTTCTCCAACCGGTAGACGCTGCCGAACTCGAAGAGCCGCAACGGAAGTTCGCGGTAGGAACGCCCACGCGACCGGTAGATCAGATGGTGCATCGGGCAGTTCATCGGCTTGGGGTAATAATTCTGGCCGGGCTTGCGCACCGAGCCGTCCTCGTTGTACTCGGCGTCGATCTGCATCGGCGGGTACATGCCCTCGGCGTACCACTCCAGGTGCCCCGAGGTGACGTAGAGTGCCTCTTTGGTGATGTGCGGGGTGTTGACGAACTCGTAGCCCGCCTGCTCGTGCTTCTGCCGCGAGTACTCCTCCAGCTCGCGGCGCACGATGCCGCCCTTGGGGTGGAAAACGGCCAGTCCGGAACCGATTTCGTCGGGGAAGCTGAACAGGTCCAGCTCCACCCCCAGCTTGCGGTGGTCGCGGCGCTGCGCCTCGGCCAGCAACTCCAGGTGCCGGTCCAGGGCCTCCTGCGACTCCCACGCGGTGCCGTAGATACGTTGCAGGCTGGCGTTGCGCTGGTCGCCGCGCCAGTAGGCGGCCGAGCTGCGGGTGAGCTTGAACGCCGGGATGTGCTTGGTGGTGGGGATGTGCGGCCCGCGGCACAGGTCGCCCCAAACCCGTTCGCGGGTACGAGGATTGAGGTTGTCGTAGGCGGTCAGCTCGTCGCCCCCGACTTCCATTACATCCGGGTCCCCGGATTTGTCGTCGACGAGTTCGAGCTTGAACGGCTCGTCGGCCAGCTCCTGGCGGGCCTGGTCTTTGGAGGCATACACCCGCCGGTCGAAGAGCTGGCCCTCCTTGACGATCTGGCGCATCCGCTTTTCCAGCTTCTCCAGATCCTCGGGCGTGAACGGCTCACTGACGGCGAAGTCGTAGTAGAAGCCGTCGGTGATGGGCGGGCCGATGCCCAGCTTGGCGTGCGGGAACAAGTCCTGGACGGCTTGGGCCAACACGTGGGCGGCGGAGTGCCGGATCACGCTGCGACCTTCCTCGGTGTCGGCCGCGACGGGGGTCACCTCCACGTCGACCTCGGGCACCCAACTCAGGTCGCGCAACTTGCCCTCGGCGTCGCGCACCACCACCACGGCATCCGGTGTCCCGCGCCGCGGCAGTCCCGCCTCGCCGACCGCGGCAGCCGCGGTGGTGCCGGCAGGGACCCGGATTGGGGCGCTCATCGGGCTGGTCTCCAATGCTGTGCGACGGGACGTGTCGAAACGGTCGCGACCATGCTATCGGGGGGCGGTCGGCCCGGACTCCCGCAGCCCGCGGCGCGAGTCACCGACCGCAGCCCGCACCCCGGCTGATTCACAGGACTTCGACAGCCCGGACCTCTGGGACGGACCGGCCCTCGAAGCGCACACTGCCGCCTTCGCCGTCGGGCCGGCGGGGTTGGGGACGTGAATATGGTGTGTCTGCTCGAGCGCTGCGCCGCACTCAACGAGCTCGGCGCGTCGGCGCGATCCGCCCAGAGCGGTTCGGGTCGGGTGGTGCTGTTGCGCGGGGAAGCCGGCGTGGGCAAGACGGCGCTGCTCAACCGGTTCACCGGCGGGCTGGACGACTCGATTCAGGTGTTGACGGGCTGGTGCGACCCGCTGGCAGCACCGCCCCCGTTGGGCCCGCTGTTCGACGCGCTGCCCGGGTTCGGGGCAGCGGCGGCCGCAACCCTGTCTGCCGCGATCGAATCCCGCGACTCCGGCGCCCTCTACCGGCGGCTACTGACCGTCCTGCGGGACGGTCGGCGCCGGGTGTGGGTGATCGAGGATGCGCACTGGGCCGACGGGGCGACGTTGGATCTAATGCGATTCCTCACCCGGCGCGTCGAGTCGTTGCCGCTGCTGCTGGTGGTCTCCTACCGCGACGACGAGCTCGATCACCGGCACCCGCTGGCGCTGGCGCTGGGTGATCTGGCCGGCTGCCCCACGGTCAGCCGGATCGGGCTGAAGCCGCTGAGCCGCGAGGCGGTGGCCGCGCTGGCCGCCCACACCGGCGCCGACGTCGAGCACCTCTACGACCTCACCGGGGGAAACCCGTTTTACCTCACCGAGGTGCTGGCGGGCGGTGCCGCAGCGCTGGAGTGTGATCTGTTGCCGCGCAGCATATTCGAGGCGGTGTGGGGCCGGCTGGCCCGGCTGTCGAAGCAGGCGCGACTGACCGCGCAAGCGGTGGCGGTCTGCGGGCCGCTCGCCGAGGTGGATTTGGTGCGCGAGGTGTGTCCGCAAGCCACGCTCGCATTGAGTGAATGCCTGGACGCGGGAGTGCTCGTCGCGAAATACGATGCGGTTCGTTTTCGTCACGAGTTGGCCCGGCATGCCACGTTGCAGCGCCTGCCCGATTACCTGCGCAAGGATTTGCACGCCCGTGCGCTGCGAGCACTCAGCGAGCCGCCGATCGAGCAGAACACTTTGGCAGCGTTGGTTTTTCATGCCGACCACGCCGACGATCACGACGCCGTCATCCGGTATGGTCCCGCCGCGGCCGAGCATGCCGCCATGCTGGGGGCGCATCGCGAGGCCGCCGAACTGTATGAATTGACGCTGCGGCACGGCCAGACCACCGACGACGAGAAGGTGCACTGGCTGGAACAGCACGCTTTCGCCAGCCATCTGTGCGGGCTGGGTGAGCCGGCCGTGTCGTCGTGGCGCGAGGCCATCAGGCTGTGCCGCTCGGCCGGGGACACGCTGGGTGAAGCGCAAAACCTGCGCTGGCTGTCGCACGAGCTGTACGGCATCGGCCGCGTCACCGAAGCCACCGATGCCGGACGGGAATCACTGCGGCTGTTGCAGGAATCCGGTCCCTGCCCGCAGCTGGCCTGGTCATTGGTGAATCTCGCCGAGATAGGAGTGCTCCGATTCGAGCAGTCGGCCACCGCGTACGCCGACCAGGCCATCACTCTGGGCACCCAACTCGGCGACCACGCCGTCGTCGTCCGCGCCCGCGGCTACGCCGCGCTGGCCAGGGTGCTGCAATCGGAAACCGGTTGGGAGGAATTGGAATCGGCTTGGCGCGAGGCCATGCTTTCCGACGCTCGTGGCGAGCACGCCGGACTGCTCGGATCGGATATCTGCTGGGCGGCGGCGCGGCAGTACGACCTGGAGCGCGCCGAGCGTTACATCGCCGAATCGCTTTCCTACTGCCGTGAACGCAACCTGGTCACGTTCGAGGCTTTCAATCTGGGCGTCAGTGCGCTCGTCGACCTGCATCGCGGCGAGTGGGCCCGGGCGAGTGCGTGCGCCGAGTCCCTGCTCGCCCGCCGGGGACTGCCGGCGTTGCACCGTATCCTGCCGCGCCTGGTGCTGGCGCTGATTCGCGCCCGCCGCGGGCATCCGGCTGTCGGCGCGCTGCTCGACGAAATCGCGGCCAGCTCCGAGCCCGAGCAGCTCCGGTTGTTCCCGATTGCCGCTGCCCGCGCGGAATCCGCGTGGCTGGCCGGTGACGACGACACCGCACAACGCGAGGCGCGCGAGGCCCTGATTGATGCCGGCATGGACCGCGATCCGTCGCTGACCTGGCAATTGCGCCGGTGGATGCTAATGCCCGGCCCCCAGTCGATCTCCGTGGCCGTCGAGCCCCCACTCACACCGGTCCAGTTGGAGATCGCCGGTGATTGGCGTGCCGCCGCGCAGCAGTGGACGCAGCGCGGCTGCCCCTATGAGGCGGCGATCGCTCAACTGGGCGGGGACCTCGCCGCGGTCGAATCGGCCTTGACCACGTTCCGGCGTCTCGGCGCGCGGGCCGCGACGCGTCGCGCACAGCAGCGGCTGGCTGAGGTACGAGGTCTTTCCCGGCGCGGTCGCCACACCGAGACGTTGGCCGACCCGGACGGGTTGTCTCGCCGGGAACGCGAGGTACTGGATCTGATTGCGTTGGGGCAAAGCAACATTCAGATCGCCGCCGCACTGCATATCAGCCCGAAGACAACCGGATGTCACGTCAGCTCGATCCTGGCGAAACTCGGTGTGCGCAACCGGACCCAGGCCGCCGCGCACGTGCGTGGCCGGGTCAACAGCTAGCCGTCCTGGCCGTGGTTGCCCGTGTAGCCGTTGTAGCCGTTGAGGCCGTTGCTACCGTTCGTCGTGGAACCGGTGCCGTAGCTGCCGCCGCTCCCGTAGCCGCCGCCGCCCCCGCCGCTACCGCCGGACCCACCCTGGCTCCAGCCGCTGCTGCTGCCCTGCTGGCCGAACAACGTCCCACCGGCGCCACCCGCAGCCCCGAGTCCGCTGCCGCCGCCGGTTCCTCCGGTCCCGCCGTTACCGCCGTCACCGCCGTTACCGCCGTTGCCGCCGACGTTGATGTTGCTGGCCTGCTCGCCCGACCCGCCCTGACCGCCGCCACCACCGAATCCGCCGACGCCACCGGCGCCCCCGCGCCTCCGGAACCGGCGGCACCACCCGCACCGCCGTTGCCGATCAGACCCGCGGCGCCGCCGGCACCGCCATTGCCACCGACGCCGCCCTGACCGCCGTCGCCGCCGGTACCGCCCAGGCCTCCGTCACCGCCATTGCCACCGGAAGACCGGAAGGAGCCCTGGTCACCGAGTCCCCCGCCACCGCCGGCACCGCCCTGACCGCCGCCGGCACCGGTACCACCCAAGCCGCCGGTGCCACCGGCACCACCGGCACCTCCGTCGCCGACCAGCAGACCACCGTGGCCGCCGGCTCCCCCTGCACCTCCGATACCGCCGGCGCTTCCGGCCGCCCCCGTGCCGCCGGTACCGCCGCCGCCACCGGCTCCCCGTACGCGAACTGACCGAAGTAGGCCGTACCACCAGGTCCGCCCCAGCCACCCGCCCCGCCGGGCGCTGATCCGAGGGCACCAGTGCCGCCGGCGCCTGCATACGCGGCGCCCGAAGCGATGCCGACGAATTGAGCGGTGCCGCCTAAACCGCCGGTGCCCCCGTTTCCACCGGCACCGCCGGGACCGCCATTACCGCCCAGAGCCGTCCCGTCACCACCCCCGGCCGCCAGCGCGAACCCGCCGGTTCCGCCCGTGCCGCCGGTGGCGGCAAGTCCCGCGTCGGCGCCGGGTCCGCCGGTTCCCCGGTTGCGGTGGCACCGGCGAGGCTCGTGGTTCCGTACACACCATTTGCTCCGAGTGTGGCGGCGACAGCGCTGACCTCGGAGTTGACGCCGTTGGCGCCGATCATGCCGGTGCCGCCCGGCCCGCCCGCGCCGCCGGTGCCGAACAGGATGGCGTTGCCGCCGCTGCCGCCGTGCCCGGCGATACCCCGTTGATCCCCGACACCCCGGCGCCGCCCTGGCCGCCGACCCCGCCGTTGCCGAACAGCCAGCCGCCGCTGCCGCCGGTGCCGCCGGCCGCACCGGCGCCGCCCAGCCCGCCCGGCCCGCCGTTACCGAACAGCCCCGCCGCGCCGCCGTTACCGCCGGCCTGTCCCAGCGCGCCCGATCCGCCGGCGCCGCCGTTGCCGACCAGGATCCCGCCGGCACCGCCGTTGGCGCCGGTTCCCGCGGTGCCGTTGGCGCCGTCGCCGATCAGCGGTCGCCCCAGCAGCGCCTGGGTGGGCGCGTTGATCACGTTCTCCACCAGCTGCAACGGATCAGCACCGGCGGCCTCCGCCTGCGCATATGCCCCGCCGGCCGCACCCAGCAACTGCGCGAACCGGTCGTGAAAGGCGGCCACCTGGGAACTGAGCCCCTGGTAGGCCTGTCCATATCCGGAAAACAGCGACGCGACCGCGGCCGACACCTCGTCGGTACCCGCAGCCAACAACCCCGTCGTCTGGGTCACCGCCGCGGCGTTGGCCTCACCCAGCCGCGTCCCGATACCCGCCAGGTCCGTTTCAGCCGTCGCCACCAACTGCGGCGTCACCGATAGAAAAGACATTTGCCCGACCTCGCCCGAATCGCGGCGGCCCCCACGGCTGCCCTTCGCTCCTATCGTCGAACGACGGCCGGGCCGGGGAAATCGGGCAAATTACCGATTTCTTAGCTGAACCGGCAGACCCGGGCACCCCCGCACGGCACGCAAGCCGCCAGCGTCCCCATATGCACGCTCGCGGCCCGCTTTCGACGGCATTCTGCGGCCGCTCGTCGGAATGCTCAGGGCTGTCCGGGCTTGAGCCGCACGAACAGCGCGTCGGCTTCGGTCAGCAGCGTGTCACCGTCGCGCAGCCGGCCGGACACGAAGATCTTGCGGCCCTCGTCGCGGTCGATGCCCGCCTCGAATTGCAGCTCTTTTTCGATCGGCACGATATTGCGGTAGTCGATCTTGAGGTAGGCGGTGCGCTGCCGGCGGCTGCCGGACAGCCACGCGCCGGTCAGGCCGAGCACACTGTCGAACAACATGCCCAGCGAACCGCCGTGCACGGCGCCGTTGCGGCCCAGATGAAACCGCGAAAACCGGGCCCAGCCCTCGATCCGGCCGTCCGCGGTCTTGCGGGCCTCCATCGGCACCGTCAGCAGGTTGCCACGCATCGGCAGGTCCATCCGCCGCCCTGACGGCGAGTGCCACTCGTCGGCGTCGTAGGGAGCCAGCAGCGCCGAGAGTTCCTCGAGCCGGTCGGCTGCCTGGCTGATGACCTCGTCGGGCGCGTCCACGGCGCGGGCGTGGTCCTGCAGTCTGCGCACCGCGTCGATGAATCGGCCGTAGTCGGGGCCGCCCTTGTGGGTGGGCTCGGGCGGGTTGAAGCCCCGCCGGGGTGTCGCTGATCTGCGGCTGCCATCAGGACACCGTATGCGGTGTGCCCCAGGGTGAGCCGCCGGGCTACTGGGCCGCGCCGGCCACCGACAGCGTCTCGAACTCCTCGTCGGACAGCTCGATGTCGGCGGCGGCGACGTTCTCCTCCAGGTGCGCCACCTTCGAGGTTCCCGGGATGGGCAGCATCACCGGTGACCGCTTGAGCAGCCATGCCAGCGCCACCTGCGACGGCGTCGCGTCGTGCGCGGCGGCGACCTGCTGCAGCGGGCCGCCCGGCGCCGCCAGCGGTCCGCCGGCCAGCGGGAACCACGGGATGAACCCGATGTTCTGGGTGGTCGCGGCGTCCACCAGCGGCTCGGCCTTGCGGCTGGTCACGTTGTACATGTTCTGCACGGACACGATCGGGGCGATCTGGCGGGCGGCCTCGAGTTGGTCGACGTCGATCTCGGAGAGACCGATGTGGCGGATCTTGCCCTCGTTCTGCAGGGCGACGAGCTCCCCCAGCTGGTCGGCCAACGGGACATTCGCGTCGATGCGGTGCAGCTGGAACAGGTCGATGGTGTCGACGGCCAACCGGCGCAGGCTCATCTCGCATTCCTGGCGCAGGTAGCTCGGATTGCCCAGTGGCACCCAGACATTCGGCCCGGTGCGCAGCAGGCCGGCCTTGGTGGCGATCACCAGGTCGGGGTAGGGATGCAGCGCCTCGCGGATGATCTCCTCGGACACGTAGGGGCCGTAGGAGTCCGCGGTGTCGATGAAGTTCACCCCGAGTTCGACCGCGCGCCGCAGCACGCGCACGCATTCGTCGCGGTCGGCGGGCGGGCCCCACACCCCGTCGCCGGTCAGGCGCATCGCGCCGAAGCCGAGCCGGTTGACGGTCAGGTCGTTGCCGAGGGTGAATGTCCCGGAAGCTTGGGCGGTCACGTTCCCGACCGTACGCGTGGCAAGCTGACTTGGTGGACCTGCACACGCTCGCCGAGCAGCAACTGACCTATCCGGAGGTGGGTGCGACGGCTGCCGGCCAACTGCCCGCGGGGTACGGCCACCTCGACGTGTCGGCCCAGATCGGGACGGGACGGGATCGTTTCGAACAGGCTGCCAAGTCCCTCATGCACTGGGGCATGCAGCGCGGCGCCGGGTTGCGGGTGCAGGCCAGCACCGAGACGGTCTGCGTCTCCTCGGTGGTGGTGGTGACGGTGCTGGGCGTGCTGCGGGCGCCGTGCCGGGTGGTCTACGTGGTCGAGGAACCCGACATTCGCGGGTTCGCCTACGGCACCCTGCCCGGTCACCCGGAATCGGGCGAGGAACGCTTCGTGGTTTGCTACGACCCGGACACCACCGCGGTGTACGCGCAGGTGTCAGCCTTCTCCCGCCCGGCGACCTGGTGGAGCAGGCTCGGCAAGCCGTTCGTCGCGGTGGCCCAGCGGGTGATCGCCAAGCGGTATCTGCGCGGCGTGTGACAGTTAGGACGCCGGGCGCTGAGTGAGCGGGGGGTACCCGTCGAGCAGGCCCGACTGCTGCAGCGCGTCCTGGATGAACACCTGCACCGGGCGTGACCGGATGAAGCCGGCGTGTCCGCCGCGATACCAGTAGATCTCGGGTTTGCCCCAGTGCTCCCACAGCCGGATCACCTGCTCGCGCGGGTTGACCACCTGATCGGCGACTCCGGCGTAGACGAAGCGCCCCCGCATCGGCACCAGCGGGGTGAGCGAGAGCGGTGACATCATCTCGCCGATGGGCTCGGCCAGCTTCATCGTGTCGCGGCGCGGATCGCCGGCGCGCAAACCCGAATGGCGGCTCAGCAACTCGACGAGGTTGGCCACCGGCACCCCGAGAATTGCACTGGTCAACCCGCTGTCCAGGCTGGCCACCAACGCGGCGATGTAGCCACCCAGCGACATGCTGTTCAGCCCGATCGGCGACTCGGGCTCCTGGGCACGCACCCAAGTCAGCAAACGCCGGATGTCCCAGACGGCTTGTGCGGTGGCATGCACGTCGTCCATCACGTCTTCACCCGGGAACACCGCGCCCTTGGGCAACCCGCGGGCCCGCCGGCCGTGCATGGGCAGCACCGGCAGCACCACGTTCAAGCCGAGCTCTTCGTGCAGCTTGCGGGCCCGGAAAATCCTGAGATCGATTCCCGGGCGGCCCATTTCGGTGCCGTGCACGCAGATCAGCCAGGGCCGCGGCTCGGGATGGCGTAGCAGCACTGCGTATTCGCGCCGCAACGCGGTGTAGCCCAGCCACCGTTCGGCGCCGGGTTCGCCGGGATGCGGCGCGTAGCCGCTGTCGAACGACAGCCGCTGGCAGTCCCGTCCATCCTTGACCTGCACGTCCGTAAGCGCTGGCGGCTCAACGAAATAACCCTTGGGCTCCTCCAGCCACCCTCTGGTTCGGTAGAACTCGAGCGCCTCGACCACCTCGTCGTTGATGCGCCGGAAGGCGGCGGGTCGGCTGACCGGGCGGCGCACCTTCAGACCCGCCAACACCACCTCGTCGCGAAATGCTTGCGCCGCCAACGCAATCGTAGGCCGTGCGATCGGCAGGTCGGGGACATCGAGGGCGTCGGAGTCGGCGCCGGAGTTGCGGTAGTCGCGCCACGAACTGGACAGGTAGCGACCGGTGTGGGCAAACGGCCGTGCCACCTCG
The nucleotide sequence above comes from Mycobacterium kiyosense. Encoded proteins:
- the thrS gene encoding threonine--tRNA ligase, coding for MSAPIRVPAGTTAAAAVGEAGLPRRGTPDAVVVVRDAEGKLRDLSWVPEVDVEVTPVAADTEEGRSVIRHSAAHVLAQAVQDLFPHAKLGIGPPITDGFYYDFAVSEPFTPEDLEKLEKRMRQIVKEGQLFDRRVYASKDQARQELADEPFKLELVDDKSGDPDVMEVGGDELTAYDNLNPRTRERVWGDLCRGPHIPTTKHIPAFKLTRSSAAYWRGDQRNASLQRIYGTAWESQEALDRHLELLAEAQRRDHRKLGVELDLFSFPDEIGSGLAVFHPKGGIVRRELEEYSRQKHEQAGYEFVNTPHITKEALYVTSGHLEWYAEGMYPPMQIDAEYNEDGSVRKPGQNYYPKPMNCPMHHLIYRSRGRSYRELPLRLFEFGSVYRLEKSGVIHGLTRVRGMTQDDAHIYCTREQMRDELTSVLRFVLDLLADYGLDDYYLELSTKDPEKYVGSDEVWDEATEVLREVGEASGLQLVPDPGGAAFYGPKISVQVKDALGRSWQMSTLQVDFNMPERFELEYTAADGSRQRPVLIHRALFGSIERFFGILTEHYAGAFPAWLAPIQVVGIPVADEHLDYLKDVAAQLKSHGVRVEVDGSDDRMAKKIVNHTNQKVPFMLLAGDRDVQAGAVSFRFADRTQINGVPRDAAVAAIADWIARRENSFPTAELVKVGAGG
- a CDS encoding LuxR family transcriptional regulator, coding for MVCLLERCAALNELGASARSAQSGSGRVVLLRGEAGVGKTALLNRFTGGLDDSIQVLTGWCDPLAAPPPLGPLFDALPGFGAAAAATLSAAIESRDSGALYRRLLTVLRDGRRRVWVIEDAHWADGATLDLMRFLTRRVESLPLLLVVSYRDDELDHRHPLALALGDLAGCPTVSRIGLKPLSREAVAALAAHTGADVEHLYDLTGGNPFYLTEVLAGGAAALECDLLPRSIFEAVWGRLARLSKQARLTAQAVAVCGPLAEVDLVREVCPQATLALSECLDAGVLVAKYDAVRFRHELARHATLQRLPDYLRKDLHARALRALSEPPIEQNTLAALVFHADHADDHDAVIRYGPAAAEHAAMLGAHREAAELYELTLRHGQTTDDEKVHWLEQHAFASHLCGLGEPAVSSWREAIRLCRSAGDTLGEAQNLRWLSHELYGIGRVTEATDAGRESLRLLQESGPCPQLAWSLVNLAEIGVLRFEQSATAYADQAITLGTQLGDHAVVVRARGYAALARVLQSETGWEELESAWREAMLSDARGEHAGLLGSDICWAAARQYDLERAERYIAESLSYCRERNLVTFEAFNLGVSALVDLHRGEWARASACAESLLARRGLPALHRILPRLVLALIRARRGHPAVGALLDEIAASSEPEQLRLFPIAAARAESAWLAGDDDTAQREAREALIDAGMDRDPSLTWQLRRWMLMPGPQSISVAVEPPLTPVQLEIAGDWRAAAQQWTQRGCPYEAAIAQLGGDLAAVESALTTFRRLGARAATRRAQQRLAEVRGLSRRGRHTETLADPDGLSRREREVLDLIALGQSNIQIAAALHISPKTTGCHVSSILAKLGVRNRTQAAAHVRGRVNS
- a CDS encoding hypothetical protein (frameshifted, insertion at around 3788107, deletion at around 3787843,3787652,3787653,3787654, 3787655,3787821,3787822,378 8464,3787861;~possible pseudo due to internal stop codon) translates to MSFLSVTPQLVATAETDLAGIGTRLGEANAAAVTQTTGLLAAGTDEVSAAVASLFSGYGQAYQGLSSQVAAFHDRFAQLLGAAGGAYAQAEAAGADPLQLVENVINAPTQALLGRPLIGDGANGTAGTGANGGAGGILVGNGGAGGSGALGQAGGNGGAAGLFGNGGPGGLGGAGAAGGTGGSGGWLFGNGGVGGQGGAGVSGINGVSPGTAAAAATPSCSAPAARAGRAAPA
- a CDS encoding thioesterase (frameshifted, deletion at around 3789266), coding for MRRLQDHARAVDAPDEVISQAADRLEELSALLAPYDADEWHSPSGRRMDLPMRGNLLTVPMEARKTADGRIEGWARFSRFHLGRNGAVHGGSLGMLFDSVLGLTGAWLSGSRRQRTAYLKIDYRNIVPIEKELQFEAGIDRDEGRKIFVSGRLRDGDTLLTEADALFVRLKPGQP
- a CDS encoding oxidoreductase, whose product is MTAQASGTFTLGNDLTVNRLGFGAMRLTGDGVWGPPADRDECVRVLRRAVELGVNFIDTADSYGPYVSEEIIREALHPYPDLVIATKAGLLRTGPNVWVPLGNPSYLRQECEMSLRRLAVDTIDLFQLHRIDANVPLADQLGELVALQNEGKIRHIGLSEIDVDQLEAARQIAPIVSVQNMYNVTSRKAEPLVDAATTQNIGFIPWFPLAGGPLAAPGGPLQQVAAAHDATPSQVALAWLLKRSPVMLPIPGTSKVAHLEENVAAADIELSDEEFETLSVAGAAQ
- a CDS encoding alpha/beta hydrolase, translating into MTVAGEQRRTRGRKVRRAIGEVARPFAHTGRYLSSSWRDYRNSGADSDALDVPDLPIARPTIALAAQAFRDEVVLAGLKVRRPVSRPAAFRRINDEVVEALEFYRTRGWLEEPKGYFVEPPALTDVQVKDGRDCQRLSFDSGYAPHPGEPGAERWLGYTALRREYAVLLRHPEPRPWLICVHGTEMGRPGIDLRIFRARKLHEELGLNVVLPVLPMHGRRARGLPKGAVFPGEDVMDDVHATAQAVWDIRRLLTWVRAQEPESPIGLNSMSLGGYIAALVASLDSGLTSAILGVPVANLVELLSRHSGLRAGDPRRDTMKLAEPIGEMMSPLSLTPLVPMRGRFVYAGVADQVVNPREQVIRLWEHWGKPEIYWYRGGHAGFIRSRPVQVFIQDALQQSGLLDGYPPLTQRPAS